In one Gemmatimonadota bacterium genomic region, the following are encoded:
- the nadC gene encoding carboxylating nicotinate-nucleotide diphosphorylase, which translates to MADQPNPPRRISPSGPPHYAGGSAFPLSDTEIVALVRSALDEDRAFEDVTTLATVLSVRHQRSRLVARAPGVIAGVPLALAAFRLLDERVEIRVDAEDGTSVRPGSAVLFISGHARGVLSAERVALNFLQRLSGIATLTQRYVEAVRGTQAAILDTRKTTPNWRRLEKYAVLCGGGTNHRMDLAAAVLIKDNHLAAVDGDVAMAVRRVREFADRPLAVQVECDRPEQVRAAVDAGADSVLLDNMTLDQLHECVTIARGHCVTEASGGVTLSTVRAIAETGVDRISVGALTHSAGALDLALDFD; encoded by the coding sequence GTGGCCGATCAGCCGAATCCGCCTCGGCGCATTTCGCCGTCTGGGCCGCCCCACTATGCGGGCGGCTCGGCGTTTCCGCTGAGTGACACGGAGATTGTGGCGTTGGTGCGAAGCGCGCTCGACGAAGATCGTGCCTTCGAGGATGTCACCACGCTCGCGACGGTACTCTCGGTACGTCACCAGCGCTCGCGGTTGGTTGCGCGGGCGCCCGGAGTGATTGCTGGCGTGCCGCTGGCGCTCGCGGCGTTTCGGTTGCTCGACGAACGCGTGGAGATTCGTGTGGACGCCGAGGATGGCACGTCGGTGCGCCCCGGCAGTGCCGTGCTCTTTATTTCGGGGCACGCGCGCGGCGTGCTCTCAGCGGAACGTGTTGCGCTTAACTTTTTGCAGCGCCTCAGTGGAATCGCCACGCTCACGCAGCGATACGTGGAGGCGGTGCGCGGCACGCAGGCCGCGATTCTCGACACGCGCAAGACGACTCCGAACTGGCGTCGCCTCGAGAAATACGCGGTGTTGTGTGGTGGCGGCACGAACCATCGCATGGATCTCGCGGCGGCGGTGCTCATCAAGGACAATCACCTCGCGGCGGTGGATGGTGATGTGGCAATGGCCGTGCGGCGCGTGCGAGAGTTTGCTGACCGCCCCCTAGCGGTGCAGGTTGAGTGCGACCGGCCAGAGCAGGTGCGTGCGGCGGTGGATGCCGGCGCCGACAGCGTGTTGCTCGACAACATGACGCTCGATCAACTGCACGAATGCGTGACCATCGCGCGCGGGCACTGTGTGACGGAGGCCAGCGGTGGCGTGACGCTCAGCACCGTGCGCGCCATTGCCGAAACTGGCGTGGATCGCATTAGCGTTGGGGCACTCACGCATTCGGCGGGCGCCCTCGACCTCGCTCTGGATTTCGACTAG
- a CDS encoding glycosyltransferase family 39 protein codes for MTNSRAWRHALAIIAGTTVLRLILGAVVPLFPDETYYWDWSRSLAAGYFDHPPMIALLVRAGTTLFGQTPFGVRLFPILAGGFTALAIAQTARRIEGDEAARTASLIFACLPLAAAGSVLATPDAPMLCFVAWTLYCTIRALDTDADTTHAQDARRRETRWWALTGLCIGLAMASKFTSVLVPAGIALACLLHARLQNRFGHPGPYLAIAIASAVLAPVLIWNGQHDWVSFAFQLGHGLGAPKGGALGALNRELELVGGQIGLVTPVLFFFVVRGIRRAFDPTPSGLRVVLGTVAVTCIAFFVYSATRRSVEANWPALAWIPAMVLAAVEPPTSDRGRRWMNGGLIFAAALSLVVYVHVVTPILPLRADRDQVAKAFGWDEVAKAVDRRRVFYEDRAKFGVTTLYFAAERYQDASELAFHLKGQPHVLSLNLMGRPNQYDLWDTFKGSAEIGASILLVLDDEVAEPKLIQKLGCCFQRIDQGERVAMVRDGALVSRKRLWFLGVWNGEWPTRAQPFPWTD; via the coding sequence GTGACAAACTCGCGCGCCTGGCGCCACGCGCTCGCAATCATTGCCGGCACCACCGTTCTGCGCCTCATTCTTGGCGCGGTGGTGCCGCTCTTTCCCGACGAGACCTACTACTGGGACTGGTCGCGCTCGCTCGCGGCCGGCTATTTCGATCATCCCCCGATGATCGCGCTACTCGTGCGGGCCGGCACCACACTCTTTGGCCAAACTCCGTTCGGCGTGCGTCTGTTCCCGATTCTCGCCGGTGGTTTTACTGCGCTCGCTATCGCCCAAACGGCTCGGCGCATCGAAGGGGACGAGGCCGCGCGCACCGCGTCGCTCATCTTTGCCTGCCTGCCACTGGCCGCCGCGGGTTCGGTGCTCGCCACCCCCGATGCGCCCATGCTCTGCTTTGTGGCCTGGACGCTGTACTGCACCATCCGCGCGCTCGACACCGACGCAGACACCACCCACGCGCAGGACGCCCGCCGTCGCGAAACCCGATGGTGGGCTCTCACGGGCCTCTGCATTGGCCTCGCCATGGCCTCGAAGTTCACCAGCGTGCTCGTGCCCGCTGGTATCGCGCTGGCCTGCCTGCTGCACGCCCGCTTGCAGAACCGCTTCGGGCATCCGGGGCCCTACCTCGCGATTGCCATTGCCTCCGCCGTGCTTGCGCCCGTGCTCATCTGGAATGGCCAACACGACTGGGTGTCCTTTGCCTTCCAACTGGGCCATGGCCTCGGCGCGCCAAAGGGCGGCGCACTCGGCGCCCTCAACCGTGAACTCGAACTCGTGGGCGGACAGATCGGACTCGTCACGCCGGTGCTGTTCTTTTTTGTAGTCCGTGGAATTCGGCGCGCCTTTGATCCCACCCCGAGCGGACTTCGCGTGGTATTGGGTACGGTTGCGGTCACCTGTATCGCTTTCTTTGTATACAGCGCCACGCGGCGCTCCGTGGAAGCCAACTGGCCCGCGCTCGCTTGGATCCCCGCGATGGTGCTGGCGGCGGTCGAACCGCCCACGTCCGATCGGGGACGCCGATGGATGAATGGCGGTCTCATCTTTGCGGCCGCACTCTCGCTTGTCGTGTACGTGCACGTGGTGACGCCCATTCTCCCGCTCCGCGCCGATCGCGATCAGGTGGCGAAGGCGTTTGGATGGGACGAAGTCGCAAAGGCCGTGGATCGGAGACGAGTTTTTTACGAGGATCGCGCCAAGTTCGGCGTCACGACGTTGTATTTTGCGGCGGAACGATATCAGGATGCCAGCGAACTCGCGTTCCACCTCAAGGGGCAGCCGCACGTCCTCTCGCTAAACCTGATGGGGCGCCCCAATCAGTACGACCTGTGGGATACGTTTAAAGGTTCGGCCGAAATCGGCGCCAGCATCTTGCTGGTCCTCGACGACGAAGTCGCCGAACCCAAGCTCATCCAGAAGTTAGGCTGCTGCTTTCAGCGCATTGATCAGGGCGAGCGCGTCGCGATGGTGCGCGACGGTGCGCTGGTTTCGCGCAAGCGGCTCTGGTTCCTCGGCGTGTGGAACGGTGAATGGCCTACACGCGCACAACCTTTTCCCTGGACTGATTGA
- a CDS encoding thioredoxin domain-containing protein, whose amino-acid sequence MSNRLASSTSPYLLQHAENPVDWYPWGPDAMAEAKRLDRPILLSVGYAACHWCHVMARESFEDPQTAQLMNALYVNVKVDREERPDLDAIYMQAVQAMTGQGGWPMTVFLTPAGEPFYGGTYFPPADRHGMPGFRRVLQSVSDAWTTNREEVARAVTSVAQVFVAADDAARGGTLDAMVLDEAWKGMARRFEPLAGGFGGAPKFPHAMALDAALRQWARSGDTHALHIAQHSFLTMARGGICDQIGGGFHRYTVDALWLVPHFEKMLYDNALLARLGVHLWQATGNAEVRRATEAALQWVRREMTDAQGGWYSSLDADSEHEEGKFYVWSLEEFARIAGDDADWAMRAYGVTVAGNFEGANILTARAPSAEDAVVNDDRRTALRKRLYDVRADRVWPARDDKVIASWNGLMLRAMAEAARVFQDNDAHASALTNGHFLWNTMVRDGRVLRIHARGVTHISGFLEDHAAVGLGFVGLYQLTFDQQWLDRALTLAAACVQHFWSETEGCFYDTADDHEPLVVRPRDVMDNATPAGASLAAELLLFAAEYTGRDAWRSIAERTLNNAATPMREYGVMFGHALGAADGLVHGAIEVVIAGDPASDAFRALARAAADCYVPSLVLAGGVPADGNALLAGRDTPVGTAVAYVCRHYACDAPTSDPRELRSQLKRAAAR is encoded by the coding sequence ATGTCAAATCGCCTCGCCTCGTCTACCAGCCCCTATTTGCTGCAGCACGCGGAGAATCCGGTGGATTGGTATCCCTGGGGCCCTGATGCGATGGCCGAGGCCAAGCGCCTCGACCGGCCGATTCTCCTCTCCGTGGGTTACGCGGCCTGCCATTGGTGCCACGTGATGGCGCGTGAGTCGTTTGAAGACCCACAGACGGCGCAGTTGATGAACGCGCTCTACGTGAATGTGAAAGTGGACCGAGAAGAGCGCCCCGATCTCGATGCCATCTACATGCAGGCCGTTCAGGCGATGACCGGTCAGGGCGGCTGGCCGATGACCGTATTTCTCACTCCGGCGGGTGAGCCGTTTTATGGCGGCACCTATTTTCCGCCTGCCGACCGGCACGGCATGCCGGGGTTTCGCCGAGTCCTTCAGTCGGTGAGTGATGCGTGGACGACCAACCGCGAGGAAGTGGCGCGCGCGGTGACGTCGGTGGCGCAGGTATTTGTCGCTGCGGACGACGCGGCGCGAGGGGGCACGCTCGACGCGATGGTGCTGGACGAGGCGTGGAAAGGGATGGCCCGACGCTTTGAACCGCTCGCCGGCGGCTTTGGCGGGGCGCCCAAGTTTCCGCACGCGATGGCGCTCGACGCGGCGCTGCGGCAGTGGGCACGTTCTGGCGACACCCATGCGCTGCACATCGCGCAGCACTCGTTCCTCACCATGGCACGCGGCGGAATTTGCGATCAAATCGGCGGCGGCTTTCACCGGTACACGGTAGACGCACTCTGGCTTGTGCCGCACTTCGAAAAAATGCTTTACGACAACGCCCTCCTCGCACGGTTGGGCGTGCACCTCTGGCAGGCCACTGGGAACGCCGAGGTTCGGCGCGCCACCGAAGCCGCGCTCCAGTGGGTGCGCCGCGAAATGACTGACGCTCAGGGCGGCTGGTATTCCTCGCTCGATGCCGACAGCGAACACGAAGAAGGCAAGTTCTATGTGTGGTCGCTCGAGGAGTTTGCGCGCATCGCCGGCGACGACGCCGACTGGGCGATGCGCGCCTACGGGGTGACCGTCGCTGGGAATTTTGAGGGCGCCAACATTCTCACAGCGCGCGCACCGAGCGCGGAAGACGCCGTTGTCAACGACGACCGCCGCACGGCACTCCGTAAACGCCTGTACGATGTACGCGCCGACCGCGTGTGGCCGGCGCGCGACGACAAAGTGATTGCCTCGTGGAACGGGCTGATGCTGCGCGCGATGGCCGAAGCCGCGCGCGTCTTTCAGGACAATGACGCCCACGCCTCCGCGCTGACCAACGGACACTTTCTCTGGAACACGATGGTGCGCGACGGGCGCGTCCTGCGCATTCACGCGCGCGGCGTGACGCACATTTCCGGATTTCTTGAAGACCACGCGGCCGTCGGGCTCGGGTTCGTCGGCCTCTACCAGCTGACCTTCGATCAACAGTGGCTCGATCGCGCGCTCACGCTCGCCGCGGCGTGTGTGCAGCATTTCTGGAGTGAGACCGAAGGCTGTTTCTACGACACCGCGGACGACCACGAGCCGTTGGTGGTGCGGCCCCGCGACGTCATGGACAATGCCACCCCTGCGGGCGCGTCGCTGGCCGCCGAACTCCTGTTGTTCGCCGCCGAATACACCGGGCGCGATGCGTGGCGCTCGATTGCGGAGCGCACACTCAACAACGCGGCCACCCCGATGCGGGAGTACGGCGTGATGTTCGGGCACGCGCTCGGCGCTGCCGATGGGCTTGTGCATGGCGCCATTGAAGTAGTGATCGCCGGCGATCCGGCGTCAGACGCATTTCGTGCACTCGCGCGCGCCGCCGCCGATTGCTACGTACCGTCGCTGGTGCTTGCGGGGGGAGTTCCCGCTGATGGCAATGCGTTGCTCGCGGGCCGCGACACCCCGGTGGGAACGGCCGTGGCGTACGTCTGTCGACATTATGCCTGCGATGCGCCCACGAGTGACCCACGCGAACTGCGATCGCAACTGAAGCGCGCCGCGGCACGATAG
- a CDS encoding dipeptidase — MTKPTIPADLEQWLSANDQRIHDELFEFLRIPSVSARSEHNGDMRAAADWLRGKLTAIGFTAETIPTAGHPVVLAEWKKAPAGAPTVLVYGHYDVQPPEPLELWTSPAFEPTIRDGKLFARGSVDDKGQLWIHVKALEAHLATRGTLPCNVIVLAEGEEEVGSENLEPFIRQHAQRLACDAVVISDSTMFAPGIPSILSSLRGLAYFQIDVTGPASDLHSGMYGGAVVNPGMALARILATFHDARGKVAIKGFYDAIKPFSAAVRKGMKKLPFSDARFKKEIGVKALGGEPGYTTLEKLWTRPTCEVNGLLSGYTGEGAKTVLPGKAMAKVSCRLVPGQSPAKIEKLMKAHVKKVAPPGVTVHVQHLHGGHPWRAELDGPIFDAARRALRAAFGKETVIVGEGGSIPVVGDFERILKVPVLLVGFGLPGENAHAPDEWISVANLRGGMRAMAALWDEYVKA, encoded by the coding sequence ATGACCAAGCCCACCATTCCCGCCGATCTCGAGCAGTGGCTCTCGGCCAACGATCAGCGCATTCACGACGAGCTCTTTGAGTTTCTGCGCATTCCGAGCGTCAGCGCTCGGAGCGAACACAACGGCGATATGCGCGCCGCCGCCGACTGGCTCCGCGGCAAACTGACCGCGATTGGTTTCACCGCCGAAACTATTCCGACCGCAGGACACCCCGTGGTGCTCGCGGAATGGAAAAAGGCGCCGGCCGGTGCACCCACCGTGCTCGTGTACGGCCACTATGACGTGCAGCCGCCCGAACCGCTCGAGCTCTGGACCTCGCCGGCGTTCGAACCCACCATCCGCGACGGCAAACTCTTTGCGCGCGGCTCGGTGGACGACAAAGGCCAGCTCTGGATTCACGTGAAGGCGCTCGAAGCGCATCTCGCCACGCGCGGCACGTTGCCCTGCAACGTCATCGTCCTCGCCGAAGGCGAAGAAGAAGTTGGGAGCGAGAATCTTGAACCGTTCATTCGGCAGCATGCGCAGCGCCTCGCGTGCGACGCCGTGGTGATTTCCGATTCGACGATGTTCGCCCCCGGCATCCCGAGCATTCTCAGCTCACTCCGTGGCCTGGCGTATTTTCAGATTGACGTCACCGGCCCGGCCAGCGACCTCCATTCGGGCATGTACGGCGGCGCCGTCGTGAACCCCGGCATGGCGCTCGCGCGCATCCTCGCCACCTTCCACGACGCGCGCGGCAAAGTGGCCATCAAAGGCTTCTATGACGCTATCAAGCCGTTCAGCGCCGCGGTGCGCAAAGGGATGAAGAAGCTACCGTTCAGCGATGCGCGGTTCAAAAAAGAAATCGGTGTGAAGGCGCTCGGCGGTGAGCCAGGGTATACGACACTCGAAAAACTCTGGACGCGTCCCACCTGCGAAGTAAATGGCCTGCTCAGCGGCTACACCGGCGAGGGCGCCAAGACCGTGCTCCCCGGAAAGGCGATGGCGAAGGTCAGTTGCCGTCTCGTGCCGGGGCAGTCGCCAGCGAAGATCGAAAAACTGATGAAAGCGCACGTCAAGAAAGTCGCACCGCCGGGCGTCACCGTGCACGTGCAACATTTGCATGGCGGTCATCCGTGGCGTGCCGAGCTCGACGGCCCGATTTTCGACGCCGCGCGCCGCGCACTGCGCGCCGCCTTCGGCAAGGAGACAGTGATCGTCGGGGAAGGGGGGAGTATTCCAGTGGTCGGCGATTTCGAACGCATCCTCAAAGTGCCGGTGTTGCTCGTGGGCTTTGGGCTCCCCGGTGAGAACGCACACGCGCCGGACGAGTGGATTAGCGTTGCCAACCTGCGTGGCGGCATGCGCGCTATGGCAGCGCTCTGGGATGAGTACGTAAAAGCGTAG
- the rho gene encoding transcription termination factor Rho, which produces MTERRPNRRGRGTRGRASASAPAPDQQGEEDPYRDASEDAPPPAAAPAEPPSAGPPPSEPTTEAPSYSDAPRQGSDGGNSGNGGGNGGGHGGGERHPRRGQGGQQERQQGGNNDGGDRQGARRGRRNRRGRNRGAGGGGGGGGNEPNQQQSQHSGPPAVIVPDGVTEGWYDPSRDAGFVRRATFSYLTDPGDAYVPPHVVREFGLRRGDKIVASVGRDHRGRLTVAEITSINDGEPADALKRPDFQTLTASYPERTLVLETGRPAKGGPELTRRAIDLIAPIGYGQRALIVAPARAGKTMLMQAITEGIAINHPAATLLILLVDERPEEVSEAISWGVGEVIASSFDQPAKRHVEVVEMVMERARRLVETGKDVVIVLDSLTRMARAFNTAERGTGRTLSGGLDSSAMARPKAFFGSARNILPEHGGGSLTIIATALVETGSRMDDVIFEEFKGTGNCEIKLDRSLSEKRIFPAFDIGMSGTRREEKLYRPGQLDAIYTLRRGLQQMPPQSGMEWLIKRIAGTTSNDALLAGL; this is translated from the coding sequence ATGACTGAAAGACGTCCCAACCGTCGTGGCCGCGGTACTCGCGGCCGTGCAAGCGCCTCGGCGCCCGCCCCTGATCAGCAGGGTGAAGAAGATCCGTACCGCGATGCGTCAGAAGACGCCCCGCCTCCGGCTGCGGCTCCCGCTGAGCCGCCCAGTGCGGGACCGCCGCCGTCCGAACCGACCACCGAGGCACCGTCGTATTCCGATGCGCCACGGCAAGGCAGCGACGGCGGCAATAGTGGAAATGGCGGCGGAAACGGCGGTGGACATGGTGGCGGTGAGCGCCACCCACGACGTGGGCAGGGCGGGCAGCAGGAACGCCAACAGGGTGGCAACAACGACGGTGGGGATCGTCAGGGCGCGCGTCGCGGACGCCGGAACCGGCGAGGCAGGAACCGCGGTGCAGGTGGTGGCGGTGGCGGCGGTGGGAACGAGCCGAACCAGCAACAGTCACAGCATTCGGGGCCGCCAGCGGTCATTGTGCCCGATGGCGTAACGGAAGGGTGGTATGACCCGTCGCGTGATGCCGGCTTTGTGCGCCGCGCCACCTTCAGCTACCTGACCGATCCGGGCGATGCCTATGTGCCGCCACATGTGGTGCGCGAGTTCGGACTGCGCCGCGGCGACAAGATTGTGGCATCTGTGGGGCGCGATCATCGCGGCCGCTTAACGGTCGCCGAAATTACCTCGATCAACGATGGCGAGCCGGCGGACGCGCTGAAGCGTCCGGACTTTCAAACGCTGACGGCGAGTTATCCTGAGCGCACGTTGGTGCTCGAGACTGGCCGTCCGGCCAAGGGTGGCCCAGAGCTCACCCGTCGCGCCATCGACCTCATCGCTCCCATCGGCTACGGCCAGCGTGCGCTCATCGTGGCCCCGGCACGCGCCGGCAAGACGATGCTCATGCAGGCGATCACCGAAGGCATCGCCATCAACCACCCTGCCGCGACGTTGCTCATTTTGCTGGTGGACGAACGTCCAGAAGAAGTGAGCGAAGCCATCTCGTGGGGCGTTGGTGAAGTCATTGCGAGCAGCTTCGACCAGCCCGCCAAGCGGCACGTGGAAGTGGTGGAAATGGTGATGGAGCGCGCCCGTCGCCTCGTGGAAACGGGGAAGGACGTGGTCATCGTCCTCGACTCCCTCACGCGCATGGCCCGCGCCTTCAACACCGCGGAACGCGGCACCGGACGCACGCTCTCGGGCGGCCTCGACAGCTCGGCGATGGCGCGCCCCAAGGCGTTCTTCGGCTCGGCGCGCAACATTCTGCCCGAACATGGCGGCGGCTCGCTGACGATCATTGCCACCGCGCTCGTCGAAACCGGCTCGCGCATGGACGACGTGATCTTTGAAGAGTTCAAGGGCACGGGCAACTGCGAAATTAAACTCGACCGCTCGCTCTCCGAAAAACGCATTTTCCCGGCGTTTGATATTGGCATGAGCGGCACGCGTCGCGAAGAAAAGCTCTATCGTCCGGGTCAGCTCGACGCCATTTACACCCTGCGTCGCGGCCTGCAGCAGATGCCGCCGCAGAGCGGCATGGAGTGGCTCATCAAGCGCATTGCGGGAACCACGAGCAACGACGCGTTACTCGCGGGGCTCTAG
- a CDS encoding polysaccharide deacetylase family protein, translating to MNSLRLATIVSLALTAASAPAQSGTRAPNPNGRVPILEYHLVSDKDSRWGRSVEHFRRDLELLYQRGYRPVTVAQFIDGKYDIPAGTTPVVFTFDDSSPGQFRYIEKNGTLEVDPASAVGIWLDFNRAHPDWGKRATFCMLPGASAGHAFFGDKGIDGQKTAWRLQKVKFLAEQGFELCNHTLWHANLAKYSDAVVQEQIARGVLAIDSAVAGYKVRTFALPLGIWPRNRALAKSGVWRNPKNGQEVRYNFDAILEVSGAAAPNPSSGKFNPLSLPRIQIVGTELEKTLDDLDKRNDRLVTAGAKK from the coding sequence GTGAACTCACTCCGCCTTGCCACCATCGTCTCGCTCGCGCTCACTGCCGCGAGCGCCCCCGCGCAATCCGGCACCCGCGCCCCGAACCCCAACGGCCGCGTGCCGATTCTCGAGTATCACCTCGTCAGCGACAAGGACAGTCGCTGGGGGCGTTCCGTCGAGCATTTCCGACGCGATCTCGAGTTGCTCTATCAGCGCGGCTATCGCCCAGTGACCGTCGCGCAGTTTATTGACGGCAAGTACGACATCCCGGCGGGTACGACGCCCGTGGTGTTCACGTTCGACGATTCGTCGCCAGGGCAGTTCCGCTACATCGAAAAAAACGGCACGCTCGAAGTGGACCCCGCGAGCGCCGTTGGCATTTGGCTCGACTTCAATCGTGCGCACCCGGACTGGGGGAAGCGCGCCACGTTTTGCATGCTGCCGGGTGCTTCCGCTGGCCATGCATTCTTTGGCGACAAAGGCATCGACGGACAGAAAACCGCGTGGCGCCTGCAAAAAGTGAAGTTCCTCGCCGAGCAGGGCTTTGAGCTGTGCAATCACACGCTCTGGCACGCCAATCTTGCGAAGTACAGCGACGCCGTGGTGCAGGAACAGATTGCACGTGGCGTGCTGGCGATTGATTCCGCGGTTGCCGGCTACAAGGTGCGCACCTTTGCGTTGCCGTTGGGCATCTGGCCCAGGAACCGTGCGCTGGCCAAGTCCGGCGTGTGGCGCAATCCCAAGAATGGGCAAGAAGTCCGCTATAACTTCGACGCGATTCTTGAAGTGTCGGGCGCTGCGGCGCCGAACCCTTCATCGGGCAAGTTCAATCCACTCTCGTTGCCGCGCATTCAGATTGTGGGCACGGAGCTTGAGAAGACGTTGGACGATCTCGACAAGCGCAACGACCGACTGGTGACGGCGGGCGCCAAGAAGTAG
- a CDS encoding DUF1501 domain-containing protein, with protein sequence MPRRYFLKSGALALATMGLSPSFLRRTVFGMELPAAAKGKVLICLFQRGAADALNVVVPFGDKSYYQLRPNIAIPEPLRGQGAAAALDLDGFFGLHPSLAPLKPLWDRGLLAPIHAVGSPSSTRSHFDAQDYMESGTPDLKATNDGWLNRYLATSGTCEASCEPSPFRAVAMTQQTPRILAGIAPTVAMNTLEEFTVRGGGDQTARLEALYRTGSADVIHGAGKDMFEAVKMLKSANPLQYQPQNSAEYPKSPFGNHLKQIAQLIKSNVGLEVAFADIGGWDTHVNQGAVTGALAQRLDDFAKSIAALTADLGDRMDDVVILTMSEFGRMARQNGNGGTDHGHAGAMFVIGGHVRGKQVYCKWPGLAPEQLYEGRDLALTTDFRTVFAEIAGRHLGASKMDALFPGFSPRAGLGLLG encoded by the coding sequence ATGCCACGCCGGTACTTTCTGAAATCGGGGGCGCTCGCGCTCGCGACCATGGGGCTCAGTCCGTCATTCCTGCGGCGCACGGTTTTCGGGATGGAACTCCCCGCCGCGGCCAAGGGGAAAGTGTTGATCTGCCTTTTTCAGCGCGGCGCCGCCGACGCGCTCAACGTGGTCGTTCCGTTTGGCGACAAGTCGTACTACCAACTCCGCCCCAACATCGCCATCCCGGAGCCGTTGCGCGGACAAGGCGCTGCGGCGGCGCTCGACCTCGACGGGTTTTTTGGACTGCATCCGTCGCTGGCGCCGCTGAAGCCGCTGTGGGATCGCGGCTTGCTCGCACCGATCCACGCCGTAGGAAGTCCGAGCAGCACGCGCTCGCACTTCGACGCGCAGGATTACATGGAGAGCGGCACCCCCGATCTCAAAGCCACGAACGACGGCTGGCTCAATCGGTATCTCGCTACGAGCGGCACCTGCGAGGCGTCCTGCGAGCCGTCGCCGTTCCGCGCAGTGGCCATGACACAGCAGACGCCGCGAATCCTAGCCGGCATAGCGCCGACCGTCGCGATGAACACGCTCGAAGAGTTCACCGTGCGCGGCGGCGGCGATCAAACCGCGCGGCTCGAAGCACTCTACCGCACCGGGTCGGCCGACGTCATTCACGGCGCCGGCAAAGACATGTTCGAAGCCGTGAAGATGCTCAAGTCCGCCAATCCGCTGCAGTACCAACCACAGAACAGCGCCGAATATCCCAAGTCGCCCTTTGGCAACCATCTCAAGCAGATCGCGCAGTTGATCAAGAGCAACGTCGGACTCGAAGTGGCGTTTGCGGATATCGGCGGCTGGGATACGCATGTGAATCAGGGCGCGGTGACGGGTGCGCTCGCGCAGCGGCTTGACGATTTTGCCAAGTCGATTGCCGCGCTCACCGCCGACCTCGGCGACCGTATGGACGACGTGGTGATTCTGACGATGAGCGAGTTTGGGCGGATGGCGCGCCAAAATGGGAATGGCGGCACCGACCATGGCCACGCCGGCGCGATGTTCGTGATCGGCGGCCATGTGCGGGGGAAGCAGGTGTACTGCAAATGGCCCGGCTTGGCGCCGGAGCAACTGTACGAGGGGCGCGACCTCGCGCTGACGACCGATTTTCGCACGGTCTTTGCGGAAATAGCAGGGCGCCATCTTGGGGCGTCCAAGATGGACGCGCTCTTTCCTGGGTTCTCACCGCGTGCGGGGCTGGGGTTGCTCGGATAG